tattttatatattatatgatgagaattatttttaatcgtCATTAATGCAATGTTTAACTTCATAGTGAGTATAGTGGGTATAGTTTAacttcatatattatatattataggaTGAGAATTATTTCACAAAACATATACAAACTATAccaactataaaaaataaataaataaattatataaatatatatatatatatatatatatatatatattaaaacattaaatcatttatatttttatttataaattaaagttaaattagttaatttatcatagcataattatttcttacacaAAAAACACGATAAATTTGTAactatatatacttataaaaatgcAAGTACCAATGTGATATTATCTCTTTTCAAAACTCCAAAAATCACtcgttgataaaaaaaacaatgacaaaCAAAAGAAGAATTACTCTCCAATCAAAGTGAATATTATGTCcataaattaaatcattctaCCTtccctattttaattattgaaaaattttagCATAAAAAAACAGAACTTCTTATTTTGAAAGATACGACAAGGAAACCTAATTGGATTctgaaatttattataatttctcaTCTCCATATCATTGACTTCATaagttgaacaaaaaaaaactgCAAATCCTGAAAATCTTCCGACGATCATTTTTTCAACTTTATAGTAATAGAACAATACGGAGAAAAATTCAACATTATTACCACACAAGGaacatgtagaaaaaaaaagtcacttatatatatatatatatatatatattatttaggagaatctttttaaaaattaattaaattaatgtttttaaaactaGTCTATATATAAgctaataataaaagtttaaaaaagttatatagaacgtatacataaattaattttgatttgttttttattttcttaaaagaagtttatgaataaatttgttGAAATCACTGTATAGTCGAAGGGAAAGGAAACTTCTATTTTAGTTAACaactaattaatatatgtattttgggtTATGTTGTGTTATAGGTATGACTTGGTCGTTAAAACCAAGATCTCCAAATTAAACCATAATAAGATGATAGATGAAGTGAACATGGctgaaaataaaatgagttgGTTTAATTATTCAGTTGATTTGCGTAAATAGTGAACAAAACGAGGTGGAATGGTTCTTTTGACTTGTTTACTTCTCTTTGAGTTGAACCTTTCAAAATCTTGGCACACCAAAGAACGGTCCTAACAGTGCTAATTTCAACAGCTACCATTGAGCCCAACTCAAGACAAAACAACCCAAATTAGGGGCCTGAACAAGTCCATTCCAATCTTTGCTCCAAATTTCgtcactttattttattttatttgcagAAACAAAAACGAAAAATGGGAATCATATACACTTATGTAACATTTCTAAGGTTCGGTAATAACACTAACAATTGATATTATCACGAATCGAAGCCAGATTGTGAAACAATTTGAGAGTGTGTTTGAAAGCAAAACACGTTTTAAAATCTCATGGTGCGAAAAATGGTAGTATTCACTTTGATATCAAAAGTCACATCAACACGCATTCATTGTTAGATGCAGAAAGGAACCAGATTGAATTCAAACtgatacaatattttaatatcaaatcaTAAATGCAGAAGGGTTAATACTATTAAAAGACTTGGAACTTAAGAAAAACAATGCAGCGCTTTTAAAAGACACATAACATGTGTCATCATGCTCTACCAAATTGAAATTCTTTATGCAGAAGAAGTTGTAAATGGAAATCAACGTGACTTGAAGACTAGAacacatatttcaaaatcaattatattgaCTAATAATTTTCTCTTGTTCTTTGTAAGGACAGAGAATATTGAACCTGCTGCACCTTCAATCTATAAGGAATTCAATACCAAATTCAAGTTCATGCTACCCCACACTCTTTAATTgctatacattttcatatttttttcctattcaaATCACATTAATATTAGGACAACACAAGGGTTTCAAATTAATGGGTCATATTTAGGATTTCAATAGAGCGGGTAGGATATGGGTAGTAGCTCTTCCATACCCTACCTGCTGCATAAATATTCATCCCTTACCCGTATTCATATCTGTCAGCTATCCATTATGCGGGTATtcacctatttttttcatatccgttGGTATCCacaggtatttacaaaattatttaaaaaacaaatatttaattataaattcaaataaaatacatcactatcataaattttaaataaaaaattcaaataaactcaagttcatacaagtccaactaatgataaaaatagatataaaatggtgttcaacacaatgaaaattatttaattagtgttttgattaaTAAGTCGACTTTCTCCGATCGATTcctgaaaaacaaataataaatttcaaccgccacgtgccaagtattcttattttgatttcatcatttgacaacaaacataccataaacgtcactaTCTATATAAGGTTTAatgtatatgtccaatttcaaataaagaaaagagaataatgtcaaggggtgtaccTGAAAGAATATAacataccaatacttgaagttggAAGAATGAAGATAAAAGACAAGACAAGACAAGACTtgcaacttaaaaaaaatagatcataatgttttttactaatatatatatatatatatatatatatatatatatatatatatatatatatatatatgaaggtatttttgtgaattaaaatttagcggatacgagtatccacgggtacggatactataaTATTCATACCTGCCTTATTAACAtacgggtatcaaaaatatctACGAACAacatatatcaatttttaatatatattttttatttgttgcgAATTTTATCCACAAATATAAATCTTTTTGACATTCCTGGTATATTTGGTATATTTAATAacttcataatttattattggcGCGAACGTCTTCTGTCGCAGTCAATCCCAATtgctatttttttcattaacagttatattttcatcatgttattaaagtttattaacTTACGGATTTGATCGTGATAGGTGGTGTTCATGTAGCAAATGCAGtaaacattacaagaaaataccCCGCAGTTGTGGATTAATAGTTAATGTTAATTGAGTTAATTTTCTGtacaagtaaaataatatattactaatatgtatattattttgtatttatgtttataaaacACAAATACGTAATAATTTGTGTACCCATTCTTAATTCCGAAAGGACCCCAATAGAGAGACATGTtactctattaattttttttttccaactgTAAAGTTTTACACAAAAAGTACACTGCTTAATACAATCAGTTTATATCTATACAccagtgagaaaaaaaaaaactaaattaaactcCTAATTGGGACCCGCAACACCTCTCCAGCGATTTAATTGTTATATATCttaattcaaacttaaattgTTCATGAAATTTACAATGATATACAAAACCAACTCAGTTATTTAGGAAATGACACTGATTTAAGACGGTTAgacctaattaattaaattgtataatcaGTAACAGCTTTGATGAATCGTTACTTGACCGATTGAATCAAGTTTCGCAACGCTTTGACATTTCAGCTTCTAAAATCTCACGTTCAAAAAAAGTCAttcatgaatttaattaatatgtttttttttttgtatgtgtGAAAGGGTACAAAAAATAAGATAACAAGAAATTTCGAAGGAACTGGAAAGAGATACATATGCTGAAGAGAACACATTTGCTTTCAAAACTTTATTGTTTTTACAAATtcaaacctttttcttttttacttaaagCGTGCAGTTCATCATCTTGCTGTAAGAATTATTCTGAGAAATTCTTTAGCTCTTTGAAAATGGCATATGTGCATATCCTTGTTCACTTTTGTCtgaagtaaaattaaaaactttattgttTCCACTTAATATGGGGAATTGATCATTTTTGTATTCAGTAACAACAACCGAGAAACTTTAGGTAGAGTGggaacaagattaagtttattttatttatataataaacttttaaacaatatgacAAAAAGTAAAGATAATAAAACATTCAGTAAAGTACAACTATATCTTAATAGTGTTAACAAAATGTGACGTTGATTGGGACCAGCATCCTCGTATATTTATATCACCTTGGTCCAACGGCCATACGTACGTTCAGACGTATTTTAAAGCCATCTAcgaaataaaacagaaaaataatacattttcatcatcaatttgTGCTTCATAACATAATTAAGCTCACTACCTAATACGTATTAAGGCGTTTTTAGTCTTTACACTGTTTGGCTATAAACTTGACCACAGTAGTGTTCAACTGCCACATAATattccatttatatatttacgGTGTTCTTAATTAGTTCAACCCATGCAAAAGCTGGGTTATTTCAACACAACtattcttcaaattcttttatacTCTGTAGTATCACTACAAAATATTAAACGAAAGTAAGTAATATTTATACTCTTGAAGGTCAGTGTAATCacaacaataaattaattattcttttcaccttataatgataaaaaagttgtcaaatacAAATATTACTTGGAGCTTGccaagtcttaatttttttttttaactttttaccaTTTATTAACATCTGCAGTTGGCATATCTTATCATTTATTTAGTACTTCATCACTAGCtggttatattttattatcttagcATTGTGCATTAGactagtttattttaatttatcaataattgtTTAAGGGAATCTCAAAAGTTAattttctttcacaaaaatCAAACAGTCAATACAAGTTTAATAATTCACTTAAAATATCAGTACcgaagaaaaagaatttaaaaattattgactaTATTTAGagggttattttttattctaacgTATAGGAATGGTATCCACCCAAATAAAACTTTAACCCAGTGAATGTGAGGAAATTGTTTTGGATTACATTTATTcgatttcttttcaaaaataaacatgtataaaaaaatattttccgtGATTACAATGTAAtaactttttcataaaattttatattctgaACTTTTAACTAGTTAATAATAAAACGGttatataaaatagaaattaataattatatacttaCTTGATACAGGAGTAGTAGCTAATTTTTCTCATTAATTAAAGTCCTGGAGGAAACAACCCCTAAATTTCCCTCAAATTAGGGTAAAAGAATGACCACGTCAGCGAATTAGTGTAGCCCATCCCCGCTAAACAAAACACGTATTTTggaacaaaaataaagagagaaaaccTACGGATACGTACTTACGTGTTTGAAGGAACAAATGTAGTTCCAAATCTGGATCCATGATAATCAGAAAATTCAAATGTTTTACTCTTTTTGTTCTCTGTCTTCTCCGTTCAATTACCTAGTATTTTCTATAGTCCACCATAAGCCCTTTTTCTCCCAAATTtacacactctctctctccccctatacatgtatatataaataatacacACCTATCTTTGTCCCTCAGATCTTGCCTACGTTAAAAACCCTCCCCgcacaaaagaaaacacaagTACACAACAAATTAAAGTCTCGCTTCTCTacgaaagaaacaaaacaaattataagCGGTAATTAAGTTAGGGTGTGAAAGGGAGCCATGCAGCGTTTACCCACCAAGTTGATGAGCAAAATCGGTGGTCCAGTGTGCGACGTGTTCATCAACCACCGTGGGATCGACACGAAGAGGAACGTTGCGGGGTTGTTGTACGATAATCTTACGAGGATTGGAGTGAGGTCGTTCTTGGACAGCATGAACATGAAACCAGGGGACAGGCTTTTCCAACACATTGATAGAGGCATTCTAGGATGCAAGGTTGGTGTCGCTGTCTTCTCTCCTCGCTACTGTGACTCCTATTTCTGCCTCCACGAGCTCGCTCTTCTCATGGAGTCCAACAAAAGGGTCGTTCCCATTTTCTACGACGTTAAACCCTCGCAACTCAGTGTCAAGGACAACGGAACCTGTCCTCCCTCGGACCTTCAGAGATTCGCCTTTGCACTTGAAGACGCTAAGAACACCGTGGGATTGACGTTTGATTCTTTGAACGggtaaatatatacatacattcacacacatctttttctttctctgctTTGGGTTAATGGATCatgatttatattaattacatgaACCTGggttttgttttgattaattttgttgtGATTTTGGTTTCAGGGATTGGTCGGAGTTGCTAAGGAATGCTTCGGAAGCGGTGATCATGAACTTGTTGGAGGtaaaggaagaaaggaagtaCGCGAGGAAGCAGCGTTGAATGCTTCAATGTTCATAACGTGGATAACCACAATATAAAAtttgcatatatattttttttcggTATATAAATATGGGTTCCTAATGAGAGACACCATATGCTGCAACCTTTAACATCACTCAATTATGTGGCCTCAATTCGCTTAATATTAGGATTAGGCTTCAGCTCCAAATTTTTCTTAGAGTAAAACTATAGTCAAATTGGCTCAACGGAACCACAACAAACTGCTCTAAGATCAATTCCTTTGTTGTATCagaattcttttattatttcattatcaatacaaaattatttcattattttacctttccttctaattttttggtgctttctcttatttttttatgatagaaATTTGCTTGACGCACATTTTTACGTTTGCATCCGATAATTTGTGATTTATTGGACATCATTAAAAGATTTCAAGGTTATAAATCGATAAAGTGTAGTTTATTATTAACTACATTTTCCGCTAGTACTGTATATATTCCACAATATCACCCTCATAGTTCAACATTTAACACAAAAGCAAACACTCCTGCATTGTACCCGCTAAAACTAAACCCTGTTTGGTGAAATAATGCtgcattcaaattcatttttgttaataattatgtagactaataaaaaaattcaatttttaaattttatcaatgtcaaaagtatttttatcattaatgtttttatttattagtaaaaaTCACATTTATCCATATTAATAAAAGCCgccaagaaaaaaaatccaatacactttaaaaactaaaaatctactgattatcatttttttttcaaattatgtgTTATATTagaaactatacatttttttttttattttgcaaagGATGTTCtctgaatttttttatactaaataGTGATATCTTCTCCTTTCTAAttattgagttaaaaaataagtgttccaatgcaacaaaaaataaaattaaacaatactcaaattttcaattaaaaaaatatttaaaaaggtaAATAGTAAGTTtagtgaaatatattttattttattttaaatacaataaaaaatgcagttttaatacaaaaaaatttaattttattatttttatttaaatatttttaatggttaaggTAATTAATTAAATGCATATTTCATCTTCCAAATAAAGTAATGATAGGCATCATTATGAAGTCATTATCACGTGTGttgtttattataaaaaatatatatattaatatgtaattaaCATTGAAACTATTCTTTTTATACCATGTACTTCTTATTCTTTGTTTAGTTAAAAGGCTTAATGATTCATTAAAATCTAATTGCTTTAGATTTACTCTATATTTAAAATTCGTAATCAAATAGTATTTATCTATTaacttaacttttaaattttgtagaaCTAATGAAAACTTAAGCATTATACATTTCTATTATCATTAAACAGATTTATCAATTATTgtctattaaatatttcaaatatttttaaaatacttatgaACTGCATAAAATCCTTGCTATATCGTAGATATAAAGAAACTTGATTCGTACCATGCTTAtcgtaaaacaaaaaattggttACGAATACTTTCCCTCTTACCATTAACTTTAAACACTAGCgtgattgttttatttaaaacttgGTTTAATGTTAAGTAgagtaaataattttacattgtCACACAATAAAATCTACGCTTAACAAATTTTTTAGGATAAatgtgttaaaataataataaaattcatgttACGCTAGGATGAACGTATATTGAGGATAGTACTTATATCGTTGGAGTTTCTATactaactaaaaataaaaaaaattactatagtATATAGTGAAGacaaacattatttaataaattaattttgaagtctacatttacttattaaaatgatataaaatagtttattattaaAGTTATGATGTTGTATGTGTAATTGTTGCATGCAGGAAGAAGATGTGGTGAAATTGTGATGAGAAAACcttaaagttatatttaaaattatttaaaaaaggtaATCGTAGGTGAGATTTGATGGCATGGAGCGACAAGGAAGAATTTATCCTGTAAATTCTTGGCTTCTTCTTTACCGTATAAAGTAgaattcaaaaatcaaaaagCGGATTTCTACTTTATAGTTCAGATGTCGGTGGGAGTGACATTTAATACCATTTGATAACACTTTGTAgtcaactaaaaaaaattacttttttttttttcttttctaattatCGATATTCATCATGATccccttttatgtttttttacattgttttaAACTGTCCTTCactttaataattgttttttcaaatattgTTAATTCAATTAGTTAACCGATAATTTCtataaccaatttttttaaataacgtTATATTTAGaaaggacaaaaatataatGTCCACGAACATTCATAGAtaaaattcataacaaataaatagtatttataaatatatagtattTGTGAATAACGAcggataaaaaattattttaatatctattttttataaagtaattgaaCGAGTatcatattatatgtataatatttataaaaagaattaaaattaaaatttaatttatattttattatgttaaatttaattaaaaataatatttaatttaatttatgttttattttttattttttgtgattttatttatattttatttaaaatttttgtaaattatacatatttttaaatattcacaaatattaatgatatccaaaaattttaaaaactcacgagtattttttaaaattatgaataaatattcatcagtaatttttaactatattttcaatgataattaactttgaaataaaatatttaaattatattcatatacACATTAACAATACTactatatttgtttgttttatgcCGAAGTGAAGTGGGTGAATTTGACTAAAAAACgagattaaaatttgtaaaaaatatgatctatttgatgaaaaaaatgtgtaaaaacatgttatatattaaatgatataaatatttttagattaattatattaacaatATGTATATAATAGTAAACATTTATTATAGGGTGGACCATAAGTGTGATACAGGAGTCACAACTTcccaacaatttttattttattttattttttatatatttaaaaaaatgtgtatattattattttatttatattaattttgacgatattttttattttatttttatatttttaaaaatatatattcatatattattattttatttatatttatttaattaaaaaaaaaacttttctaaaagtttaaaagtaatattgttttctctattataattttttatatttatttatttgatttctctcatttaacctttatttatatatatatatatatatatatatatatatatatatatatatatatatatatatatatatattattttcatcttaatttccatcgtcaataaatatatatatatatattatttttatttcaattttcatcgtcaattctttaataattctttaataatttgtaaatatactTTGTTGATACGAGGAAccagataattaaaatattccttTTAAGAATATAATCGACTATACACCCTGCCATAATCGGTTATGACCTTCCCAAACACAATGCAAGTTATTCGTTGCTTATAAATGAATTTGGTACAATAAAAGACATTGTACACATAAAGCACAATAAAGCACAATATAagcaatataaaattaaaatatgaaagacAAAATGGTCATTATACTCATTAGGTGCAACCTGCAACAAAAATTAGTACCAAACGCACTTTCTCTTCATTCAAATCATACCAAATTACCGATTTTAACCACAAATATTTTCCACCTTTTAATTTCTACATAGTGTATATATTCAAATCTAAACACAACAAAATTCactcatttttatatattcttaatgTATTCATcttcactgaaaattaaaactgtttttaagtttaaaaaacgCATTAGAGGTTTCAAAATAgtcaataacaatttaaaaatctaCTATGATTTGACATGCCTCCATATGTTAATTTAAAGTGATTGAGAAAccaaagtaattaattaaaattcctCCACTATTTACACTTGTTGATCAATTTAAAGGGATAATAATATAAGATACAAAGTCAATGATTGACcaatttacaataatattttggaACTTGTGTTAACAAATGAATCATCTTATAAATTGCCTGGGAATCTTACGTTCAAATGTTTATTAATACAACTGAACGCTGACTATCAAGTAATAACAAATCCTTGCAGAACGTTCTACCGGGTGGGGtacttaaataagttttttttttttttatagaaaattgatttttttattatcattccTGTCATagtaattaaataaagttaCTAATGAAGTATTTGCAGCAATATACTTGTTGTTATACGAACGAACTATACTTCCTAGATAATTTCTCAAAAAACATATGTTTAGATAAAATGGTTATACAATTAATTTgaacaaatttaaacattttatgtTGAAACATTCAAAATAAGTTATTATATGGAGGGCTTAGTATATGTATAGA
This portion of the Vigna unguiculata cultivar IT97K-499-35 chromosome 6, ASM411807v1, whole genome shotgun sequence genome encodes:
- the LOC114189231 gene encoding TIR domain-containing protein-like is translated as MQRLPTKLMSKIGGPVCDVFINHRGIDTKRNVAGLLYDNLTRIGVRSFLDSMNMKPGDRLFQHIDRGILGCKVGVAVFSPRYCDSYFCLHELALLMESNKRVVPIFYDVKPSQLSVKDNGTCPPSDLQRFAFALEDAKNTVGLTFDSLNGDWSELLRNASEAVIMNLLEVKEERKYARKQR